Proteins found in one Vagococcus carniphilus genomic segment:
- a CDS encoding acetyl-CoA C-acetyltransferase encodes MKKNIVIVEALRTPIGSFGGAFKNISAVDLGSTVMKRILETTQVKPDMIDEIILGNVLHAGLGQNVARQVAIHSGIPSDKTAFTLDMVCGSGLKAIELATQSILLGDAEIVIAGGVENMSQAAYVLQNQRFGQRLGNAQVIDTLVNDGLTDAFNHYHMGITAENVAKKYGITREEQDKFAQGSQEKAAKALETERFKEEIVPVSIPQRKKDPILMAQDEYPKPGTTFETLQKLRPAFLPGEGTVTAGNASGINDGAAMVMLMTEEKAKELGLKVLVSITSYASAGVAPELMGTGPIPASKKALKKANLTVNDLDLIESNEAFAAQSIAVLNELKLNKDIVNVNGGAIALGHPIGASGARILVSLIHEMKKRNAENGLATLCIGGGQGTAVVVKNEQ; translated from the coding sequence ATGAAAAAAAATATTGTCATTGTTGAAGCTTTAAGGACTCCAATTGGTTCATTTGGAGGAGCATTTAAAAATATTTCTGCTGTAGATCTTGGAAGTACAGTCATGAAACGTATTTTAGAAACCACTCAAGTGAAACCAGATATGATCGATGAAATTATTTTAGGAAACGTGCTTCATGCAGGATTAGGACAAAATGTTGCACGACAAGTTGCCATTCACTCTGGTATACCAAGTGATAAAACCGCATTCACTTTAGACATGGTTTGTGGCTCTGGGTTAAAAGCGATTGAATTAGCAACTCAAAGTATCCTTTTAGGAGATGCAGAGATTGTGATAGCTGGTGGGGTTGAAAACATGTCGCAAGCAGCCTATGTTTTACAAAATCAACGTTTTGGCCAAAGATTAGGTAATGCCCAAGTGATTGATACTTTGGTAAACGATGGTTTAACGGATGCCTTTAATCACTATCATATGGGTATTACAGCTGAAAATGTTGCAAAAAAATATGGTATCACTCGTGAAGAACAAGATAAATTTGCTCAAGGTAGTCAAGAAAAAGCTGCTAAAGCTCTTGAAACTGAACGCTTCAAAGAAGAAATTGTTCCGGTTTCAATTCCTCAACGTAAAAAAGATCCTATTTTAATGGCACAAGATGAATACCCAAAACCTGGAACAACATTTGAAACACTACAAAAATTAAGACCTGCTTTTTTACCAGGCGAAGGAACCGTTACAGCTGGTAATGCTTCTGGAATTAATGACGGAGCTGCTATGGTGATGTTAATGACCGAAGAAAAAGCTAAAGAATTAGGTCTAAAAGTATTAGTATCTATTACCAGTTATGCAAGCGCTGGTGTGGCACCTGAGCTAATGGGAACTGGGCCAATTCCAGCTTCTAAAAAAGCTCTAAAAAAAGCCAATTTAACTGTGAACGATTTAGATTTAATTGAATCAAATGAGGCCTTTGCAGCTCAATCAATAGCAGTATTAAACGAACTAAAATTAAATAAAGATATTGTTAACGTTAACGGTGGAGCTATCGCACTGGGTCATCCAATTGGAGCTAGTGGAGCTAGAATCCTTGTTTCTTTAATCCATGAAATGAAAAAACGCAATGCAGAAAATGGTTTAGCGACATTATGCATTGGTGGGGGCCAAGGAACTGCTGTCGTTGTTAAAAATGAACAATAA